DNA sequence from the Diorhabda sublineata isolate icDioSubl1.1 chromosome 6, icDioSubl1.1, whole genome shotgun sequence genome:
TGCATAATTAAGAATGCACCAACCTTCATATTCGCCTACAAGGTCAGCAAATTTTTCTAAAGCTTCCGGCCATGACATGCCCCGTTCCACATGTACAGTATGAAGTTCCGTAGGAGCTGTACCTGTTGCATGTTTACGTAGGAACGTTACCGTCCGCACCCTTTTCACTACTTCCCCTCCAGCGCCAAGATCCAGAATTCctacaaaaaaagaaaacaataagtCTTGTGACACAATACGAATGTCGTTACTAAAAATCAACTCGTATCTTTAATTAACTTGAATcctatattattataatagcgaattgtcaaaataaaaaacttttttttttttcaaaaagaattcCAGCGTTAGGAAGACCAGTATGCAACATATCAATAGATGAAAGTCAATCATCCAATGTAAGTTTAACAAAcagaagaattttcaaaaattgaagataGAAGCTATGTTAATGTtactgttttttcaaaataggaATACCCTCAAGTAGTACTACCAAACGAAAAACTCACATAATCAAAGGACACACAACAACTGCGTTTCGCGGTTATACCCACGCATTGGCTTGCTGTTCATGGACAGTGGACTAGTTAATGGAGAAGCCTCATAACTAGGGAGTACCGAAGGGGGTCGTTCTAAGAGGAAAAAATATCCCCAAAGCGGCTAGGATCACCATATTCCAAGCAAGTAAAAGATAATGAATAACACTGAACTCGATCTCAATATGGAGAGTCCGATATTTCAACGTAGGGAATAATTAACTCTAAAGAAGAATGCCTTACATTTGGAATCAGGCAACAGGTTTAAGGTAATACCAGTGTGGGACCTGAAGTCAGCAAAAAGAAGAGGacaaaatggaaacaaatttcaacaacttaaactaaacaaatagaTTGGCACCATGCAAAAGGGACATCAGTCATTTTAGCGAGACTatccaaaaaatattaacaagcAATCGTGTTAATTAAAGAGTCGTGGGTACATTAAACAGTTGTTCAAAAAGAATCTATAAGGAACAACATCAATAATTCACAACCCAAGATATTATTCAGATACTGGTACAAGCAAACATAGATAATTGCTGAAATGATATCGCAATGGCTACAGCTTATTTCCCAGCGAATAGGTCAGAAGTGAGGGGCAGCTAATACGATATTGAAAGTATGTATAAGTATGTACATAAAAGTTCAACTTACCTAAATCAAATCTACCAGATCTTTTAGCGGATGTTATAATAGCGGCTAGTGTATCGgtaaaatatctaaaaagtAAATGATTCATTACAATTGTTTGgaaatatatcattattaaaACAACTTTCCCATTTGcttgtttacaaaatatgaattgtttAGTTTAAAGGAATACAGGGAGCAAAATCGGGCGTACACTGGCCAAAAAATCGGTCACAATCATGCTGGAAACGACCAAGTAGTTATCTTTATTGACAGTTGGACCTGCTGAACGAATTAATGGTTAACACACCTCTTTAATTTTCGATCGGAGTCTTGTTATCGGCGTTGAAACGTAGTGTCCTCAGCTACGTTGATAAACATCTACTTGacattctttttttaaaaaattgaggttCTCCTGGAATTGTTACTCtttatattcaaacattaaTCAATTTAATGTTGAATCAATCCATATAATATAATGTATTTGAATACAAAGTTCTAAAGTAAATATTATGAGAGTGTATgtgataaaaattaatgtatttgAGGTAATAAAATTTGAACTTACTTAAACAACCTATTCTGTAAGTCTACGGGCATACCCAAAATGCGATTGAGGAACTTTGACATATTATTGTAATCCTTATCCAAGGATAAAACTCCGGGCATATTTTCGCTATTTACAATCATTCCTACTCCTATCAACGCCGCGGCAATATCTTTGAAGAAATCGCCTTTGTAGTCCCGCGGAGGTGGAACTACTGGTTGTTCATATCCCATTATAGCTTTCATTATTGCTTCTAAGGCGGAACGACCATATTTGTTGTCGATGTTAAATTGGCTAAGATCGCGGGTTTCTGTTGCGCGACGATCTCCGTGGGTTAGGGCTCCCAGACTTTCTAACCTGAAGCAAAAAAGTAGTTaatgaataatatataataagatatgaaatatataagactTTAAACTACTTAAAAGAAGTATCGTACGCTTTTGGAGAGCtcttttgatacattttttggcGGATCGATTCGCGTTTTctttttacttatatttacCATAGAATGACGgtttttttttacctttatcCACTCTTCTGTGTCTCACATAAACAAATCTAATTCTTCTGCTAGGAAATATCTACCATCTTTTTAATAACCGAAtcttattattagaaatatatgaataattcaCCTTTTTGCCACAATCGAAGCAAACCTTCTCTCCCCCGCCAAATCagaaattaggaaaatatattCTGGAGCATTCACTTGATTACTCCTATGAGTCCTTCCGAACTGTTGGATAGCTCTATCCGCAGACCAAGGTAATTCTAAAGTTATATGTACCCTCCGTCTCTGGTTTTTCACTCGCCTATCGCTTTGAAGTGATATACCTATAACAATAacactcaaattatttttctaaatatttagtttcttAATTTATCACTAAACGTTATATAACAAAGTCCTCCCTAGTTTTGCATGTCTGTTATCTGATATTGAGCTACATACCACTTGACGCAGCTTCTGAAATGATTGCAACATCCTTTTCGCCATCCATAAACCGTTGCTTTTCAGTCAAATTTAATGTTTCCAATGGAACGTCGTTTTCTGACCTACTCTCGTACTGTATACCACCATCTTCAGTTGAAACAACCCTTCCTTTACGACCTGTCATTTCGGCAACATTTTCCGGTCCTCCTAATTCATCTATTAGTTGATCTAAGGTGTTGGGCGGAAGTTTTTCTCCTAATCTCTCAATAGCTGTTAGAAGTTCCTCTTTCATACAACAGGCGCGTTCAATCGCGTCCATTGGAGGAGCGGTAAAACTACTGCTACCGTTCGATTTGCTAGCTActgaaaaaatacattcatcTACAATTTAAATGACAATCATCTACAATAATCAAACCGAAAATACAGCAGTACTACTAGCAAGAGGAAAGAAAAAGGCCTTTGAGGATAACTGACTTACTAAAGAGGTGGAGAAGAAATTCATCGCCCCCGGTGAAACAAAAACCTGAAAGCCCTTAACCGGAAAAGCAGGAATCCAGCCAAAATAGATTTAGACTAGGAATTCTTTTGACACATCAGAGCCGAGAACACCAGATGGGATGGCCTGGAGATCCTTTACAGCTAGACTGATAAGGACTATTCAGGTACCCACAGGCTATACCCGGTTCCATGGTAAAATTTCTCGAAATTGAATAAGAAAACCttaaggttaggttaacttACTTTTCGGGTATTGGGGGTAAAGGGGGATTCTGCCCTAAGGATGATGGAAGCATTGGACTACAGGGAACCATATAAGTTGGCTGAAGTCGCTGCATATTTTTACTGGacactgatattttttaatccATATTAATGTCCAGGTCCTGATATTATTTACCCTGCTCTCCTACAAAGATCTGGTATTGCCCCTGGTTAAATTGCTAGTCTAGCTCTTGGTCATGTACCATACGCCTGAAGAGAAACCCTCACCGTAGGGCGTTCGCCCGATAAGCTTAACATTCTTCATTCTGAGATACTTGTGGATAGATAAATAAGGGAAGAGCTTCAAAAGTAAAACCTCGTAAAGGGCAATCGGCAATGAGCACGAGGTATATCTTGTTGGAGGCTAAGAGATTTGCTAGTGACGGCCCTATTGTGGTAAAGACGGTAATGTGAAtaagttatatttattaatatcaaagaatgaaggaaacaaaaattcaattagttGTGGTACATGTTTCAACAAACCTTTAGTTGTCTTACGGCTCAACATTAATGACAATTTATCTTGTGGTGATATCTTCTTTTTAGGGggtttcttttgtttctttccttttttctttctattccaAGGATCGTCATCGGAATCGCTGCCAGATTGGAATGGATTAAAATCACTACTAACGTTCGAATCGGAATGTTCTTCTGATATTTCACTTTCCACTTCGGACATTTCAAAATCTGAACCATCGCTTTTGATTGAGTCTTCCGTGTCTGACGTCGACCATTTGTTACGTTTAACTGCCCTAGCCGCTGCTTGTcgaactaaaaatataaaaataaaaaataaatttgcctTTGACAATATCTTTAAATATTCACTCTGCACCTCGTAaagtattttacaacaaaatgaAGTCAAATTAAATCGAAAATACTTCAAAACGTCCATAATCTTCACGCGAAACTTACAACTGTTTTTCTACAAACATCATATTTAATCACGAGGTTTGGAGACACTAATACTACCCAATAAATGAAtggaaatatttgtaaataaaattatacactGCGATCTCTAAAAATGATGCTTCAAAAAGTTAAGATTCTCGATTCTAGAAATTATATAGAAGatagataattttaattttaggaCATACCCGGTTTACGTTTGCTGGATGAACTATGACCTTCATCGTTTCcatttgtaattgaaattttttttgcagaAAGAGGTTCGATGCCCAAAAGCTTTTGAATACGATTCCTGTCGGGAGCAGGAAAGTGTTTTTCCACCAGTGTTTGAAATAcacctaaaacaaaaatttttattctttgaaatgttgatttaataaattccatttatgactggaaaaaatataaattcattttaaaaatattgtatgatatttataattaatcgTGATATAAACATCGGAGATCATTCCGAAAtaccgatgctggtataaaataatgatgaagatataaattattattaattacgtATTTTGTGAATTGAACATCGATGAAACAGATACATGTCAAGAAATTGGGATGGGGGGCTTCcctttcttgtaatgtttcAGATGTTATTTCTAAAATTGCACAAAACGTACCCAAATGTTGAATATACCGACATGTTATTAACTTTTGGCGAGTATTTTTGAAACTTATACGCGTTATCAAActgaaagaaaagaagaaagtttcattttaaatttagttaatCAAAATCCAATGGTTAGCGAAAGGAATGTGGTAAGAAAAACGAATATGTCTTCTTCAAGTACTGGAAGGATAATTAAGAGAAACAGCAGCTTCATCCTTATCATTACCGACAAGCCCAAGAGCTTTTGTGAGACGATCTATCGATTAgatagaattaaattaaaaattttttttacctttagcCGTGGAAACAAAGTCTGTTAATTCACCATCATCCCTTTCTAGTTGCTCCAAAGTTCTGGCTTCTCCAGTGCTCTGCAAACCAATTACCACACATTTTCCCATTTTTATAGCTTCATGAGCAACTGCAACCGCGTGTGGTACCTAAAATACgtcaatatagaaaatattatttcattttattatcatatcatatatttgaaaattgaggaGAAAAGTAAtaagttgatttaaaatttataccAACCTTAGCTGCTATacaaagatatttgaaaaatctttgatgCGAAGACCAAAATTGTCCCCACATCGTCTTACGCATACGGTTTTCTGCATCAACCAATTCCGCTGCTTCGTGAAATTTTTGCATTGCTTCGACCCATAATTTTACACTCGCGTCATAAACTTTTTCGAAATCTTTTGATAACGGaacttcttcaattttgaaTGCTACACCATGAAAACTCAACTGTCTCgctgaaataaacaaaatttatagtcTGTCCAAGTATATGcaacaaaatttatatagatAGAAATTAAGATAAGGTGATGATAAATGAAGtgatttaaagaaaaagaatgtCATATAGAAACTTGAATAAATTTGTTCTAAATGCATAGTGTATATAATAATTACCTATATACATTCCTCTTAATTTCATATCCATAGCCACAATTTCCATAGCTCCAACGCCTCTCTTTTCCACGGCCGATATAAAATCTGCGAATTCTTTGAAAGGCGTTCCTTCGCCCCATAGTCCCAATCTCACCATATAGGCCATATTTCGAGGTTCGGAAGCTCCAGTAGCCGAAGCATAAATAACTCTTGCTAATGGAAGTTTGTTTTGTAATTCAAGTACAGTCAATCCtacaaaatcatatttatttattacaacacttatacaatatataacaattgaaataacatatctatcttttaatataattcactGTAACTGCAGAGGAAATTTAATTAATGTACTTGAAGTCTAGATCAACACCTTAATTTGAAGGGAAGCcaagtcaaaataaaaaacgattaaCAAACCTACCACTCCAAACTGGCTGCTGGATTTCTAGTTTAAACACTATTATTTCAACTAATAAATTCTCTATATGAGAGTAAAGAAAGTTCCAGTggttttagtttattttatgagaaaaaacgAGGGTGAAATGAGTCTTGTAAATGATTTAGACAGGTCACAAACTAGTTTTATGTGCATATAATAAATCGTTTTCTTTATACCATTGTCAAGTTAAAACTTAGATACTTGAATAGTTTTGTGGCAAAACTTTTGTACTGATTGTATAAAAAgtctaaaaaattgttttggcaGATTTTTTCATGAACCTTTTGCCAAATACAATCTAtccattcaaaattttgtgtCGATATTGCAAAACATTTCAGAAATCATGATTGGCTTGGAccaaatttaatcaatttaaactaaactaaacaatTAAGAAATCCAATGGTCCTGTTCCATTTGTTTTTTACCATAACTATTTGAATTTAcgataattcattttttattcatttcaagttgctttctcaaaaatttgttaGCCAAAAAATCTTTGTAATTCTAGTATagcaataaaacaaataatatttgatcCAGGTTAGAGGAGAGGCAGTGGAGCAATGCAAACTCCACAAGTATCATTATATAAAGATCAATAGTGTCACTAATCAACAGTGTCTCAATGATTGAACGGATTCACAATTACAAAGCAGGTGTCGTCCAGATATCTCGGTGACTTCTATATAAGTATTATCGGTAACCTTTACCATGTTCCGCAGATGTTCATCAATTTCTTTAGTTCTTATTAACtaattgataatatatatatatatatatatatatatatatatatatatatatatatatatatatatatatatatatatatcaaatatctTGGTAGCTAGCTAGCTGGGGAATGAAGGAATGTTTCTAGTCCAATTATTTACTCTCTTGTCAGCTGACCTACTAATTTACAGCCGTGTACTCCAGAATAACCAGGTACCCAGACAAGATTAAAATGGGCGAATTAAATGATATCTTACATAACCAGACTAAATTTGACTGTACCAACGGGAAGTAAATATATGTAGGGCTGCTTTGGTGTCAGATATCAGAACCATCTACAAGGTTTGGACCTTGTCGATGGTTGTTTTTCTCGCTCTAGAATTGTAATTGCCACAAACTTCTCTttagcaataaaataaataagtttagaTTTAGATTAGAAAAGAGAGGGTGAGATACTGTAAACTCCGCAAGTTTCATTACATAAAGACCTACAGTTCAACCCTGCACTTAACATTCTTACAGCAGTGTCTTAATAAATTGACATATGTCTTTCCTCTTCCCAGATGATAGCTGAAGCCCATCAGTTATAATCTATTGATTGATAGAGCTAATCTGGTCGAGTAGAAGATATATATTTTGGTCTACATTTGTCTTTCAATCATTATTggatctatttttttcttttactccTATTATGTAGCTGCCATGGCTGAGAAATGACAGAATGACTCTAGTCCAATTAAAGTAGTTATTAATTCGCAATTTGGTCTGCCAATTAATTGCTTTGCACTTCAAAGTGATCAGGTAGACAGACAAGATTAAAATGATCATTTAGTTTAGGGAGACTTGTGTGACATTTTGCATTACCAGATCAATTTTGCCTGTACCAAGAGAAGTAAAGACTATGTAGGTCTGCTTTGGTGTCAGATATCAGAACCATCGAAAAGGTATGAGCCTTGTTAttagttcatttattttttttaataatattgaagaaagtAACTAAAATTCCTAATCCAATgaaacagaaatataaaatatattaatgacaATATGATAATAAGTAATTACCAGTTTTAGTGGGTTTTGAGGATCCCACAGGACACAAATTCTTTGCCCTGTGACATTCGTCAAAAATAATAAGTCCGTCGAAATCCGAACCGCACCATtgcaacaattgttttaatctCGATTTGTATTTTCCACCGGCCGAATTACTTTCGCCAATCAAGGCCGAATAAGTGCTGAAAACTACACCTTTTTTCACATTGCCGTTAGTACTAGAATTAATTTTGGCATATTTGAGTTTGTTCAAAGGATGAACATCTATCTTTCCAGCTCCGATGTCCCTTAAATCCCTTTCAGCGTCGTATTTCAAGTCATTAGATACTGATACCCAAATAGCTTTCTTAcgacctttcaaataattttcgtaGATAATACCCGCAATCGTACGTCCTTTTCCTACTCCAGCTCCGTCACCTGTAAAACAATTGattctttatatataaaaattaacaaactaacactaacatttttctatttttaataaataaaataaatgaattggaGTTTAAAAAGTCTTACGACGTTGTTCGATACTTAATTGCCACTTTTTCCTGCCATTTCAGTTCTTATCCATgataatcttggtcttcctatCTTTCTATGgtgaaatttttggaaccgctggtgatattcatactcaACACACTGACAAGTACTctgagtctctgaagacgataacttggttatcgaaacgcgcatcagacagtgtaattgtgagtgttgatgtgtTCAGTAATCCCCTCTTTCTGTTCTACTGTGGGGTCCACTTCATTATTTTGTGTCGATCACGCCATGTGACCttacatataaaaatacttCATACAGGTAGACATATCTTAGAACAAATTCCCTTAATAAAACGATATGACTGACCGATATCTGACCCAGGTTATCTTCTTAATGTCTAAATAGCATACATTTGAATTTATCCTCTGCGATATAcctgtttttggaaaaaaccaaaaaccttCTCTTTGTTCTATATTTTTCCACGATTCCGAACGTCTCGCCTGGGTTCGTGATCTCACGAAGCAAGGAAATACatggaaacaaataatttatttctgcaAACGATGGTCCAGAATATAATTCACACATAGAGGAATTTATTTTTAGCTTACAGAAGATTGGGACGCTATCTGGCCCTGTAATAATGTTCTGGCAGTCATTAAAGCCTTTAAACGATCAAGGTCAATCAATCAGTCTTgaatttctaataaaacaatTGAGTTTATTCTAGGGGTGCTTTCAGTTTACTGGATGTTCGAATTGAAGAagtattgaatttatatattttcctaaccttaaattaaaatattgggaaaattaCTATACCTATCAAAAACCCAGCTCGAGATTTATTTGGTAGAATATGAGAATGTGCTTGCGAGGCGTACGTTATACTTTCTAACTGCAAAGCAGACAAATGTCCTCTATTTATCGTTTCTTCCGGTATTGATAATTCGTACCATACATCAGCTGGAGCTACACTTGATAAGGAAGCTGTCTCTACAACCGGATCCGGATGTTTCCTGCCTAACTTCAATTTTGAAGGCATATAGTCGGCGTACGTTTCCGCTACTCCCAATTCTTCGTCATCTACCTATCATGAAAAAGATAAACtacaattaatgaaaataaacatattaatttgaaaacttgTTTCAATTTCGTCATTTATATAACAAgcaagtaaaaaattttttcaaacgaaTTTTAATTGTTGATTTCAACTTctattgttatataaaaattgaaatgaacagaaataattgataatcattttgaaaaattttcaagtaaacgatatttttttaataattacttcTCGAGCTTTTAGTACTCCATTTAAACGTCtttaaattttagattttttgaaaagtcgTTTTGGTTTTCCAGAGGCTCTGCACCTATacctaaaagatattttgttcTGTCTTCAAAATATGTAGACTCCTCTCAAATGAGgctatttctctatttttttgtcCCACAGTACGAAGCTAGTTCAAAGTATAGTGTCGTTGCCCTTTATTATGCAAGGCTGATTCCTCATTACCTGGTATACCCTGATGGTCTGTAGCCGCATTAGGATTACGTTGTTTCTGTTAGCCTTTGCTTTTAGAGTTTATTTACATTCCCACGCTAGCTTGGACATACTTTTTGCTTGGCTATAGGAGAAAATATTAGTATGCTTTGTAGAAAGTGGTATGGTCTAAAAATCAACACGATCTCCTATACCACAGAAATGCATTTCGAGCTTGAGGAAGATCTTTATTGACCCATCATGCCCGGTCAGTGCTTTGCAATTTATCGATACTACAATCCCTAGATGACCTAAGGTCTGAGCTGTTGTTTGTCCAGTTTTTGACCACCAAACAAGCGATGATATACTACCCAGTATACCATTTCAAACTCAAGTCCCCAGGTCTTGACAGCAAACTTACAACGAGTCCAAGTAGCCACAGTGGCATTCTAAACTGTCTACTATGAAGTCAACAATATTATAACTATTATTACTAATGGGGGAGTCCTTGTTGATCCTAATTCATTTGCAGTCCCCTTGCCCTAACTCGTGGAGACTCCGGCGTCTCtggttttgaaacaaaattcttCCACAAGGTCATGATTTTACTCCGAGTGCTTGTAAAAGCTTGACAGTTGCAGGGGATTTCCGTCGTCCAATCTTATGAATGTTTTGGTCTTTCTGCTACCCTacctctttgtttttttttcattcccaCAACATGAGGTATCCTACTGCAGACTCGGATCCCGTTAAAAGTCCCGTATGTCCAAGAATCCACAGCAGATTTACTGACTTTCCGTCAACAAATTCAATGAGTGTCTTGTAGCATTCCAGAATGACATTTGATTTTGTTGTCGTATTCAGCAAGCTGGGTCGTGCTACGTATATCCACTAGCTCGGTCTGCACAACAGAACGTACCTCCCAGTATAAGAATTGGACACCAATTACATCATCTAAAGCTAAAAGCTCTAGTTAACCTCATTTTTGTCACGTTTCTCGCTGcttgaattgaaagaaaattctTTTACTTTACTGAAATGGgtgaaatcaaaaaattttcccAGAGAGATCTTCTAGTAGCatacagttaaaatattttcttgtttaaaaaacatcattttaaaacaaaaaaatatttatttatatccaaaataaatttacctcttcttcttcttgttgaGGCATAGGTTTACTGTCCATCTGATTCATCCACATGGATTGAACAGCCTTGTTGCTGAGCGGACCACCCCATGGAGGGATATTGCCACCCGGATAAAACATTGAGAAATATCCGGGATTAAAATAAGGGTTTAGCATCTCCactaaaagaaacaaaagtaattcatcaaattatttgagttgaaaaagattaaaaattatcattatatctACATAATTCAATAAGTTTCGGGTATGGCAGTACCAGCGCCATATCATTT
Encoded proteins:
- the LOC130446058 gene encoding protein strawberry notch isoform X8 — protein: MTDEENMSDSDFGEDEDPDKIEVPGGGKDLASAATMLDSREKQLKQDIFKEEFKPDLMKMGQMPTNAFPKMPQNVHPSTFDMMRTPAMEMLNPYFNPGYFSMFYPGGNIPPWGGPLSNKAVQSMWMNQMDSKPMPQQEEEEVDDEELGVAETYADYMPSKLKLGRKHPDPVVETASLSSVAPADVWYELSIPEETINRGHLSALQLESITYASQAHSHILPNKSRAGFLIGDGAGVGKGRTIAGIIYENYLKGRKKAIWVSVSNDLKYDAERDLRDIGAGKIDVHPLNKLKYAKINSSTNGNVKKGVVFSTYSALIGESNSAGGKYKSRLKQLLQWCGSDFDGLIIFDECHRAKNLCPVGSSKPTKTGLTVLELQNKLPLARVIYASATGASEPRNMAYMVRLGLWGEGTPFKEFADFISAVEKRGVGAMEIVAMDMKLRGMYIARQLSFHGVAFKIEEVPLSKDFEKVYDASVKLWVEAMQKFHEAAELVDAENRMRKTMWGQFWSSHQRFFKYLCIAAKVPHAVAVAHEAIKMGKCVVIGLQSTGEARTLEQLERDDGELTDFVSTAKGVFQTLVEKHFPAPDRNRIQKLLGIEPLSAKKISITNGNDEGHSSSSKRKPVRQAAARAVKRNKWSTSDTEDSIKSDGSDFEMSEVESEISEEHSDSNVSSDFNPFQSGSDSDDDPWNRKKKGKKQKKPPKKKISPQDKLSLMLSRKTTKASKSNGSSSFTAPPMDAIERACCMKEELLTAIERLGEKLPPNTLDQLIDELGGPENVAEMTGRKGRVVSTEDGGIQYESRSENDVPLETLNLTEKQRFMDGEKDVAIISEAASSGISLQSDRRVKNQRRRVHITLELPWSADRAIQQFGRTHRSNQVNAPEYIFLISDLAGERRFASIVAKRLESLGALTHGDRRATETRDLSQFNIDNKYGRSALEAIMKAIMGYEQPVVPPPRDYKGDFFKDIAAALIGVGMIVNSENMPGVLSLDKDYNNMSKFLNRILGMPVDLQNRLFKYFTDTLAAIITSAKRSGRFDLGILDLGAGGEVVKRVRTVTFLRKHATGTAPTELHTVHVERGMSWPEALEKFADLVGEYEGFWLSHQVRNGKTTAILAVTVDTGGGGGSTKGKKEGKKESKKDQLFSVYRPNTGLQFRQESLSELEKKYKKVESAEAEKSWSQQYDASVNTCSHAYWRGNCRNVSIGHDCEVGLRRRTYNVVSGSVLSVWSRVEGVLASKTGSQNKMQVIRLRTKDDVKIVGTLVPKNCVDDLIKALSSDAEKTEEKTFED
- the LOC130446058 gene encoding protein strawberry notch isoform X3; translated protein: MPRSKKVSKKMTDEENMSDSDFGEDEDPDKIEVPGGGKDLASAATMLDSREKQLKQDIFKEEFKPDLMKMGQMPTNAFPKMPQNVHPSTFDMMRTPAMGSPYGMSSVAAMASMLNSLGNPMNVGSLFPPQASGTGAAPGFNAAQFLQQMEMLNPYFNPGYFSMFYPGGNIPPWGGPLSNKAVQSMWMNQMDSKPMPQQEEEEVDDEELGVAETYADYMPSKLKLGRKHPDPVVETASLSSVAPADVWYELSIPEETINRGHLSALQLESITYASQAHSHILPNKSRAGFLIGDGAGVGKGRTIAGIIYENYLKGRKKAIWVSVSNDLKYDAERDLRDIGAGKIDVHPLNKLKYAKINSSTNGNVKKGVVFSTYSALIGESNSAGGKYKSRLKQLLQWCGSDFDGLIIFDECHRAKNLCPVGSSKPTKTGLTVLELQNKLPLARVIYASATGASEPRNMAYMVRLGLWGEGTPFKEFADFISAVEKRGVGAMEIVAMDMKLRGMYIARQLSFHGVAFKIEEVPLSKDFEKVYDASVKLWVEAMQKFHEAAELVDAENRMRKTMWGQFWSSHQRFFKYLCIAAKVPHAVAVAHEAIKMGKCVVIGLQSTGEARTLEQLERDDGELTDFVSTAKGVFQTLVEKHFPAPDRNRIQKLLGIEPLSAKKISITNGNDEGHSSSSKRKPVRQAAARAVKRNKWSTSDTEDSIKSDGSDFEMSEVESEISEEHSDSNVSSDFNPFQSGSDSDDDPWNRKKKGKKQKKPPKKKISPQDKLSLMLSRKTTKVASKSNGSSSFTAPPMDAIERACCMKEELLTAIERLGEKLPPNTLDQLIDELGGPENVAEMTGRKGRVVSTEDGGIQYESRSENDVPLETLNLTEKQRFMDGEKDVAIISEAASSGISLQSDRRVKNQRRRVHITLELPWSADRAIQQFGRTHRSNQVNAPEYIFLISDLAGERRFASIVAKRLESLGALTHGDRRATETRDLSQFNIDNKYGRSALEAIMKAIMGYEQPVVPPPRDYKGDFFKDIAAALIGVGMIVNSENMPGVLSLDKDYNNMSKFLNRILGMPVDLQNRLFKYFTDTLAAIITSAKRSGRFDLGILDLGAGGEVVKRVRTVTFLRKHATGTAPTELHTVHVERGMSWPEALEKFADLVGEYEGFWLSHQVRNGKTTAILAVTVDTGGGGGSTKGKKEGKKESKKDQLFSVYRPNTGLQFRQESLSELEKKYKKVESAEAEKSWSQQYDASVNTCSHAYWRGNCRNVSIGHDCEVGLRRRTYNVVSGSVLSVWSRVEGVLASKTGSQNKMQVIRLRTKDDVKIVGTLVPKNCVDDLIKALSSDAEKTEEKTFED
- the LOC130446058 gene encoding protein strawberry notch isoform X4, with product MTDEENMSDSDFGEDEDPDKIEVPGGGKDLASAATMLDSREKQLKQDIFKEEFKPDLMKMGQMPTNAFPKMPQNVHPSTFDMMRTPAMGSPYGMSSVAAMASMLNSLGNPMNVGSLFPPQASGTGAAPGFNAAQFLQQSKSYLRSLEMLNPYFNPGYFSMFYPGGNIPPWGGPLSNKAVQSMWMNQMDSKPMPQQEEEEVDDEELGVAETYADYMPSKLKLGRKHPDPVVETASLSSVAPADVWYELSIPEETINRGHLSALQLESITYASQAHSHILPNKSRAGFLIGDGAGVGKGRTIAGIIYENYLKGRKKAIWVSVSNDLKYDAERDLRDIGAGKIDVHPLNKLKYAKINSSTNGNVKKGVVFSTYSALIGESNSAGGKYKSRLKQLLQWCGSDFDGLIIFDECHRAKNLCPVGSSKPTKTGLTVLELQNKLPLARVIYASATGASEPRNMAYMVRLGLWGEGTPFKEFADFISAVEKRGVGAMEIVAMDMKLRGMYIARQLSFHGVAFKIEEVPLSKDFEKVYDASVKLWVEAMQKFHEAAELVDAENRMRKTMWGQFWSSHQRFFKYLCIAAKVPHAVAVAHEAIKMGKCVVIGLQSTGEARTLEQLERDDGELTDFVSTAKGVFQTLVEKHFPAPDRNRIQKLLGIEPLSAKKISITNGNDEGHSSSSKRKPVRQAAARAVKRNKWSTSDTEDSIKSDGSDFEMSEVESEISEEHSDSNVSSDFNPFQSGSDSDDDPWNRKKKGKKQKKPPKKKISPQDKLSLMLSRKTTKVASKSNGSSSFTAPPMDAIERACCMKEELLTAIERLGEKLPPNTLDQLIDELGGPENVAEMTGRKGRVVSTEDGGIQYESRSENDVPLETLNLTEKQRFMDGEKDVAIISEAASSGISLQSDRRVKNQRRRVHITLELPWSADRAIQQFGRTHRSNQVNAPEYIFLISDLAGERRFASIVAKRLESLGALTHGDRRATETRDLSQFNIDNKYGRSALEAIMKAIMGYEQPVVPPPRDYKGDFFKDIAAALIGVGMIVNSENMPGVLSLDKDYNNMSKFLNRILGMPVDLQNRLFKYFTDTLAAIITSAKRSGRFDLGILDLGAGGEVVKRVRTVTFLRKHATGTAPTELHTVHVERGMSWPEALEKFADLVGEYEGFWLSHQVRNGKTTAILAVTVDTGGGGGSTKGKKEGKKESKKDQLFSVYRPNTGLQFRQESLSELEKKYKKVESAEAEKSWSQQYDASVNTCSHAYWRGNCRNVSIGHDCEVGLRRRTYNVVSGSVLSVWSRVEGVLASKTGSQNKMQVIRLRTKDDVKIVGTLVPKNCVDDLIKALSSDAEKTEEKTFED